Proteins encoded within one genomic window of Brockia lithotrophica:
- the sspI gene encoding small acid-soluble spore protein SspI, with product MWPRSPKLRTVRPKPMAPISGTINLRQALEAKLSGATHEELRETIEDAIQSREEMILPGLGYLFEILWKHVDEAERSRILDVLARHFS from the coding sequence GTGTGGCCGCGATCGCCCAAACTCCGGACGGTCCGGCCGAAACCGATGGCGCCGATTTCGGGAACGATCAACCTCCGCCAAGCCCTCGAAGCGAAGCTGAGCGGTGCGACGCACGAGGAACTCCGAGAGACGATCGAAGATGCCATCCAAAGCCGCGAAGAAATGATCCTCCCGGGGCTCGGCTACCTCTTCGAGATCCTCTGGAAACACGTAGACGAGGCCGAGCGTTCGCGCATTCTCGACGTCCTCGCCCGTCACTTCTCCTAG
- a CDS encoding MurT ligase domain-containing protein, which produces MRFLLRLRPEGGSSLPGYVFLKLCPRGLSHWADRVTHVVFLTGTNGKTTTTALVASSLRESGIPVVTNDKGANMPSGLATAFVNAADPSGRLLRGAYAVFEVDEGSLPALVHELVPDFFVLLNLYPDQIDRYGSPRELSERLRNALTELDQSSGGRLVVFANADQPLAVYAAQGARAPSYFGLSPDGVRDEEKTEEETSEACPYCGASLVYAVRLPEALGPNLGRYRCPVCGFRRPEADVREGRIVPPDFFTRGFLLEVSGQTFAVPLSGIYNAYTVLAAWSAASSLGVSPEAFARALARFRLPRGRMEVFRASGVRATLNLAKNAAGMRVTLSEFLRRKGAKRFLLAVNNAPADGEDTSWIDDAGLSALACLDVEAIAVTGTRREDLGRVLREAGVAADRLFVEADPRTAVARLLEFPYPLMKDPENPRPDVELFLIANYTALPPVREAIVALGFAPGGEDDLPEGGAPSRGRDQTIA; this is translated from the coding sequence GTGAGATTCCTCCTGCGCCTGCGGCCGGAAGGCGGTTCGAGCCTGCCCGGGTACGTCTTTTTGAAACTTTGCCCTCGGGGGTTGTCCCATTGGGCGGACCGGGTGACGCACGTCGTCTTTCTCACGGGGACAAACGGCAAGACGACGACCACCGCTCTCGTCGCCAGCTCCCTACGCGAGAGCGGAATTCCGGTGGTCACAAACGACAAGGGGGCCAACATGCCCTCGGGTCTCGCAACGGCCTTCGTGAACGCGGCGGATCCTTCCGGGCGGTTGCTTCGGGGGGCTTACGCCGTCTTCGAGGTGGACGAGGGTAGCCTTCCCGCGCTCGTCCACGAACTCGTGCCGGACTTCTTCGTCCTCCTCAACCTCTACCCCGACCAGATCGACCGCTACGGGTCTCCGCGCGAGCTTTCCGAACGCCTGCGGAACGCGTTGACAGAACTCGACCAAAGCTCGGGAGGGCGCCTGGTCGTCTTCGCCAACGCCGACCAGCCCCTCGCTGTGTACGCCGCTCAGGGGGCAAGAGCTCCATCGTACTTTGGACTCTCGCCGGACGGGGTGCGTGACGAGGAGAAGACCGAAGAGGAGACCTCGGAGGCTTGTCCCTATTGCGGTGCCTCCCTCGTATATGCCGTGCGCCTTCCCGAAGCTTTGGGCCCCAACCTAGGTCGCTACCGCTGTCCGGTGTGCGGATTTCGCCGTCCGGAGGCGGACGTGCGGGAGGGGAGGATCGTCCCTCCGGATTTCTTTACCCGGGGATTTCTCCTCGAGGTTTCCGGCCAAACGTTTGCCGTGCCGCTTTCGGGCATCTACAACGCCTATACGGTTCTCGCCGCCTGGAGTGCTGCCTCCTCCCTGGGAGTTTCTCCCGAAGCCTTTGCCCGGGCTCTCGCACGGTTCCGCCTTCCTCGGGGTCGGATGGAGGTATTCCGCGCTTCGGGCGTTCGGGCGACGCTCAACCTGGCCAAAAATGCGGCGGGAATGCGCGTCACCTTGTCCGAGTTTCTCCGGCGAAAAGGAGCCAAGCGCTTCCTTTTGGCGGTAAACAACGCACCGGCCGACGGCGAAGATACGAGCTGGATCGACGATGCGGGCCTCTCCGCACTCGCCTGCTTGGACGTAGAGGCGATTGCGGTCACGGGAACGCGGCGCGAAGACCTCGGCCGGGTGCTTCGGGAGGCAGGGGTTGCCGCGGACCGACTCTTCGTAGAGGCGGATCCGCGCACGGCGGTTGCCCGTCTCCTCGAGTTTCCATACCCCCTCATGAAGGATCCCGAAAATCCCCGCCCGGACGTCGAGCTCTTCCTCATCGCTAACTACACGGCCCTACCACCCGTGCGCGAGGCCATCGTAGCCTTGGGGTTTGCCCCGGGAGGAGAGGACGATCTCCCCGAGGGAGGCGCTCCTTCTCGCGGTCGCGACCAGACGATCGCCTGA
- the rplT gene encoding 50S ribosomal protein L20, translated as MRVKGGTVTRRRHKKILKLAKGYRGSKHALYRVAKQQVMKSLVYAYRDRRQRKRDFRRLWIVRINAAVREHGLTYNRFIYGLKQAGVAVNRKMLADLAVRDPQAFLALVEKAKTALA; from the coding sequence ATGCGCGTCAAGGGCGGAACGGTCACACGCCGTCGGCACAAGAAGATTCTCAAGCTCGCCAAGGGATACCGAGGCTCCAAGCACGCGCTGTACCGCGTTGCAAAGCAGCAGGTCATGAAGTCCCTCGTGTATGCGTACCGCGATCGGCGTCAGCGGAAGCGCGACTTCCGCCGCCTGTGGATCGTCCGGATCAACGCGGCCGTACGGGAACACGGCCTCACGTACAACCGCTTCATCTACGGCTTGAAGCAGGCGGGGGTTGCGGTCAACCGAAAGATGCTTGCGGACCTCGCCGTCCGCGATCCTCAGGCGTTTCTCGCGCTTGTGGAAAAGGCCAAGACGGCTCTCGCCTGA
- the rpmI gene encoding 50S ribosomal protein L35: MPKMKSHRGAMKRFKRTGSGKIVHWRNNRSHLNEHKSRKRLRRLRRKAVFGKTQAKRILRAAPYLK; encoded by the coding sequence ATGCCCAAGATGAAATCCCACCGCGGGGCGATGAAGCGTTTCAAGCGGACGGGGAGCGGCAAGATCGTTCACTGGCGCAACAATCGTTCGCACCTGAACGAGCACAAGTCCCGGAAGCGCCTCCGCCGCTTGCGCCGCAAGGCGGTGTTCGGAAAGACTCAGGCAAAGCGGATCTTGCGTGCCGCACCGTACCTCAAGTGA
- the infC gene encoding translation initiation factor IF-3, translated as MRSISSRYRDEVQVNEAIRAREVRLIGPDGQQIGIVPLREALRIAREANLDLVNVAPQATPPVCRIMDYGKYRFEQSKKERESRKKQKTVEIKEVRFSPTIDEHDFQTKLRHIRSFLEDGDKVKCTLRFRGRQITHADLGQEVMQRIAEAVADLATVERKPLMEGRQLIMILAPRQARPAASPARETQVREEEPHV; from the coding sequence GTGCGGTCCATTAGCAGCCGGTATCGCGACGAAGTACAGGTAAACGAGGCAATTCGTGCGCGAGAGGTGCGTCTCATCGGCCCCGACGGCCAACAAATCGGCATCGTCCCTCTGCGGGAGGCCCTTCGCATCGCCCGTGAGGCAAACCTCGACCTGGTGAACGTGGCCCCGCAGGCGACGCCGCCCGTATGCCGCATCATGGATTACGGGAAGTACCGCTTCGAACAGAGCAAGAAGGAGCGGGAGTCTCGGAAGAAGCAAAAAACCGTAGAAATCAAAGAAGTCCGCTTCAGCCCCACGATCGACGAGCACGACTTTCAGACGAAGCTTCGCCACATCCGCTCCTTTCTCGAAGATGGGGACAAGGTGAAGTGTACGCTTCGTTTCCGCGGGCGGCAAATTACGCATGCGGACTTGGGGCAAGAGGTCATGCAGCGCATCGCCGAAGCGGTCGCCGATCTCGCCACCGTCGAGCGGAAGCCGCTCATGGAAGGCAGGCAGCTCATCATGATCCTCGCCCCGCGGCAGGCCCGCCCTGCGGCTTCGCCGGCGAGGGAGACCCAGGTTCGGGAAGAAGAACCTCACGTGTGA
- a CDS encoding DUF4064 domain-containing protein — protein sequence MRVASLILGIVGGIAGLGGALFALFVGAVDAAFSETGTSPVVVQGIFSILFSLLGIVGGAFSLNKPKISGILMIVASLGGLVSISWGYVVAFPSLLIGGILAIISSKNNEKQTVDVN from the coding sequence GTGAGAGTCGCATCTTTGATTTTAGGTATAGTAGGAGGAATAGCCGGACTTGGTGGAGCTTTGTTTGCACTGTTCGTAGGAGCTGTTGACGCAGCATTTTCTGAAACAGGTACAAGTCCTGTTGTAGTTCAGGGAATATTTTCCATACTTTTTAGTCTTTTAGGGATAGTAGGAGGAGCTTTTTCGCTAAACAAACCAAAGATATCAGGAATACTAATGATTGTAGCATCTTTAGGAGGGTTGGTTTCAATTTCTTGGGGATATGTCGTAGCTTTTCCTTCGCTTTTGATTGGAGGAATTCTAGCAATAATAAGTAGTAAAAATAACGAAAAACAAACCGTGGATGTAAATTAG
- a CDS encoding DUF4352 domain-containing protein, whose amino-acid sequence MRLHRIVSMVVLALVVGVFVAGCGGSVTPEKVGEKGSEATKAAEGEKPPAQETSGKEKAAYPEFRVGDQIKMDNFVFVVNGTREVKAEFVTPKPGNTFLAVDVTVENVGEKPEPVSSLMMFDLRDAEGNRYKQTIVTTDKASLNGEVAPGKKLRGEIVFEVPKEAKGLEFIIKPDLLKQGQAIVHLN is encoded by the coding sequence CTCTGGTTGTCGGCGTCTTTGTCGCGGGTTGCGGAGGAAGCGTAACGCCCGAGAAGGTGGGGGAAAAAGGCTCGGAGGCAACTAAGGCGGCAGAAGGCGAAAAACCCCCCGCCCAAGAAACTTCTGGGAAGGAGAAGGCCGCGTACCCCGAATTTCGCGTAGGCGACCAAATCAAAATGGACAACTTCGTCTTCGTCGTAAACGGAACGCGCGAGGTGAAAGCCGAGTTCGTGACCCCGAAACCCGGAAACACCTTTTTGGCCGTAGACGTTACGGTAGAGAACGTCGGGGAGAAGCCGGAGCCCGTGTCGTCTCTCATGATGTTTGACTTGAGGGATGCAGAAGGAAACCGGTACAAACAGACCATCGTGACCACAGATAAGGCCTCTCTCAACGGTGAGGTAGCTCCGGGCAAGAAACTTCGCGGAGAAATCGTTTTTGAAGTTCCCAAGGAGGCCAAGGGTTTAGAGTTTATCATCAAACCTGATTTGCTTAAGCAAGGTCAAGCGATCGTTCATCTAAACTGA